In a single window of the Labrus mixtus chromosome 20, fLabMix1.1, whole genome shotgun sequence genome:
- the slc6a16a gene encoding sodium-dependent neutral amino acid transporter B(0)AT2, producing the protein MTEKPPLDSTEDRAWLGEGQSESQLAAVNGPDGADDDRPAWDSKVQYVLAQVGFSVGLGNVWRFPYLCHQNGGGAFMLLYVFLLLIVGVPLFFMELAAGQCIRQGSIGVWKHISPKLSGIGYSSCMVCFYVALYYNVIIAWSLFYMGNSFQYPLPWEHCPIDVTTNDTVRECAGSSPTSYFWFRKALNITNSIEETGEFNPIMTGCLLAAWAIVSLAMIKGIKSSAKVMYFSSVFPYLVLFIFLVRGMMLDGAIDGITYMFYPKLEIWGSVQVWRQAATQVFFALGLGYGSVIAYSSYNPVNNNCHLDALMVSGINFMTSVLASLVVFVVLGFRAKNIALRCVAENLGLLNIMTTQEWNQDLVKQGWPWIVTADPSSVPLADYRQWYSEHGAMMGANITDCSLEEEMKKGVEGTGLAFIAFTEVMALFPASPFWSTLFFLMLLNLGLSSMFGTMQGILTPLMDNFSLLGRHRTLLTVSSCALGFLLGLLFTQRSGNYFVAMFDDYSATLPLIIVVIFETISVAWVYGTDRFLDDIEVMLNWRPPVVYKYLWKYVCLLSLVGLLAASLLRMVFKRPTYTAWNQSTASEMTLEYPGWALAMIIMLMVVACLPVPIGYLLSMWKSRRGGNSRSEEGESPEVHRELYTKCSSNEQLDSNSHRRAPSEEDEARPRVVFLPLGHELYRLLPQDGEDDDEEQDTGV; encoded by the exons ACGGAGAAACCGCCACTGGACAGCACCGAGGACAGAGCCTGGCTTGGCGAGGGTCAGTCTGAAAGTCAGCTCGCTGCTGTGAACGGGCCGGATGGAGCCGACGACGACCGGCCAGCATGGGACTCTAAGGTCCAGTATGTGTTGGCCCAGGTGGGGTTCAGTGTGGGCTTAGGGAACGTGTGGAGGTTCCCCTACCTTTGCCATCAAAATGGAGGAG GGGCCTTCATGCTgctgtatgtttttcttttgctgattGTGGGAGTTCCTCTGTTTTTTATGGAGTTGGCAGCGGGCCAGTGTATTCGCCAGGGAAGTATCGGCGTTTGGAAACACATCTCTCCAAAACTGTCAGGGATTGGCTACTCCAGCTGCATG GTGTGTTTTTACGTGGCTCTGTACTACAATGTCATCATTGCCTGGAGCTTGTTCTACATGGGGAACTCTTTTCAGTACCCTCTGCCGTGGGAGCACTGTCCCATTGATGTGACCACCAACGATACAG TGAGAGAATGTGCAGGTTCCTCCCCGACGTCATACTTCTGGTTTCGCAAAGCGCTAAATATCACAAACTCCATCGAAGAAACCGGAGAGTTTAACCCCATCATGACGGGCTGTTTGCTGGCTGCGTGGGCCATCGTGTCCTTGGCGATGATCAAGGGCATCAAGTCTTCTGCAAAG GTGATGTACTTTTCCTCAGTCTTTCCCTACTTGGTGCTCTTTATTTTCCTCGTCAGAGGGATGATGTTGGACGGGGCGATAGATGGAATCACCTACATGTTTTATCCTAAA ctGGAGATCTGGGGTAGCGTGCAGGTGTGGCGGCAGGCTGCTACTCAGGTGTTCTTTGCCCTCGGCCTGGGCTACGGCTCCGTGATCGCCTATTCCTCCTACAATCCGGTCAACAACAACTGCCACCTGGACGCTCTGATGGTGTCCGGCATCAACTTCATGACGTCCGTGCTGGCCTCGCTCGTGGTTTTCGTCGTGCTTGGTTTCCGTGCCAAGAACATCGCGCTGCGCTGCGTGGCTGA AAATCTGGGTCTCCTAAACATCATGACGACTCAAGAGTGGAACCAGGACTTGGTCAAACAGGGTTGGCCTTGGATCGTCACGGCCGATCCCAGCTCCGTCCCTCTGGCTGACTACAGACAGTGGTACAGTGAGCACGGCGCCATGATGGGCGCCAACATCACCGACTGCAgtctggaggaggagatgaaaaag GGTGTTGAAGGCACAGGCCTGGCGTTCATCGCCTTCACCGAGGTGATGGCTCTTTTCCCCGCCAGCCCCTTCTGGTCCACTCTGTTCTTCCTCATGTTGCTCAACCTGGGGCTCAGCAGCATGTTCGGGACCATGCAGGGGATCCTCACACCTCTCATGGATAATTTTAGCCTGTTGGGCCGCCACCGGACTTTGCTCACTG tGTCCAGCTGTGCTTTGGGGTTCTTATTGGGCCTGCTGTTCACGCAGCGCTCCGGAAACTATTTTGTGGCGATGTTTGACGACTACTCTGCGACTCTCCCGTTAATCATCGTGGTCATCTTTGAGACCATCAGTGTGGCCTGGGTTTATGGAACGGATcg GTTTCTCGATGATATTGAAGTTATGCTCAACTGGCGCCCTCCAGTGGTGTACAAATATCTTTGGAAGTACGTTTGTCTGCTGTCGTTGGTTGGTCTTCTGGCAGCCAGTTTGTTGCGAATGGTCTTCAAGAGACCCACATACACGGCCTGGAACCAGAGCACA GCGTCTGAGATGACTCTGGAGTACCCGGGTTGGGCCCTGGCTATGATCATCATGCTCATGGTCGTCGCTTGCCTGCCCGTGCCCATCGGCTACCTCCTCTCAATGTGGAAAAGCCGCAGGGGCGGCAACAGTCGCTCCGAGGAGGGAGAAAGCCCCGAGGTGCACCGGGAGTTGTACACCAAGTGCAGCTCCAACGAGCAGCTGGACTCCAACTCCCACCGCAGAGCCCCGTCTGAGGAGGACGAGGCCCGGCCCAGGGTCGTCTTCCTGCCGCTGGGTCACGAACTATACCGGCTCCTGCCCCAGGACGGGGAGGATGACGATGAGGAACAAGACACAGGAGTGTGA